The proteins below are encoded in one region of Equus caballus isolate H_3958 breed thoroughbred chromosome 18, TB-T2T, whole genome shotgun sequence:
- the NR4A2 gene encoding nuclear receptor subfamily 4 group A member 2 isoform X3: MDNYSTGYDVKPPCLYQMPLSGQQSSIKVEDIQMHNYQQHSHLPPQSEEMMPHSGSVYYKPSSPPTPTTPGFQVQHSSMWDDPGSLHNFHQNYVATTHMIEQRKTPVSRLSLFSFKQSPPGTPVSSCQMRFDGPLHVPMNPEPAGSHHVVDGQTFAVPNPIRKPASMGFPGLQIGHASQLLDTQVPSPPSRGSPSNEGLCAVCGDNAACQHYGVRTCEGCKGFFKRTVQKNAKYVCLANKNCPVDKRRRNRCQYCRFQKCLAVGMVKEVVRTDSLKGRRGRLPSKPKSPQEPSPPSPPVSLISALVRAHVDSNPAMTSLDYSRFQANPDYQMSGDDTQHIQQFYDLLTGSMEIIRGWAEKIPGFADLPKADQDLLFESAFLELFVLRLAYRSNPVEGKLIFCNGVVLHRLQCVRGFGEWIDSIVEFSSNLQNMNIDISAFSCIAALAMVTERHGLKEPKRVEELQNKIVNCLKDHVTFNNGGLNRPNYLSKLLGKLPELRTLCTQGLQRIFYLKLEDLVPPPAIIDKLFLDTLPF, encoded by the exons ATGGACAACTACAGCACAGGCTACGACGTCAAGCCACCTTGCTTGTACCAAATGCCCCTGTCCGGACAGCAGTCCTCCATTAAGGTAGAAGACATTCAGATGCACAACTACCAGCAACACAGCCACCTGCCCCCTCAGTCTGAGGAGATGATGCCGCACTCCGGGTCGGTTTACTACAAGCCGTCCTCGCCCCCGACGCCCACTACCCCGGGCTTCCAGGTGCAGCACAGCTCTATGTGGGACGACCCAGGCTCCCTACACAACTTCCACCAGAACTACGTGGCCACCACGCACATGATCGAGCAGAGGAAAACGCCCGTCTCCcgcctctccctcttctcctttaaGCAGTCGCCCCCCGGCACCCCAGTGTCTAGTTGCCAGATGCGCTTCGACGGGCCCCTGCACGTCCCCATGAACCCTGAGCCGGCGGGCAGCCACCACGTAGTGGACGGGCAGACCTTTGCTGTGCCCAACCCCATCCGAAAGCCCGCGTCCATGGGCTTCCCAGGCCTGCAGATCGGCCACGCGTCGCAGCTGCTCGACACGCAGGTGCCCTCGCCGCCGTCGCGAGGCTCCCCCTCCAACGAGGGGCTGTGCGCCGTGTGCGGCGACAATGCAGCCTGCCAGCACTACGGCGTGCGCACCTGTGAGGGCTGCAAAGGTTTCTTTAAG CGCACGGTGCAAAAAAACGCGAAATACGTgtgtttagcaaataaaaactgCCCAGTGGACAAGCGGCGCCGGAATCGCTGTCAGTACTGCCGATTTCAGAAGTGCCTGGCTGTTGGGATGGTCAAAGAAG TGGTTCGCACCGACAGTTTAAAAGGCCGGAGAGGTCGTTTACCCTCGAAACCGAAGAGCCCACAGGAGCCCTCTCCCCCCTCGCCCCCGGTGAGTCTGATCAGTGCCCTCGTCAGGGCCCATGTCGACTCCAACCCGGCTATGACCAGCCTGGACTATTCCAGG TTCCAGGCGAACCCTGACTATCAGATGAGTGGAGATGACACCCAGCATATCCAGCAATTCTATGATCTCCTCACTGGCTCCATGGAGATCATCAGGGGCTGGGCGGAGAAGATCCCGGGCTTCGCTGACCTGCCCAAAGCCGACCAGGACCTGCTTTTCGAGTCGGCTTTCTTAGAACTGTTTGTGCTGCGATTAGCGTACAG GTCCAACCCAGTGGAGGGTAAACTCATCTTTTGCAATGGGGTGGTCTTGCACAGGTTGCAATGCGTTCGTGGCTTTGGGGAATGGATTGATTCCATTGTTGAATTCTCCTCCAACTTGCAGAATATGAACATCGACATTTCTGCCTTCTCCTGCATTGCTGCCCTGGCTATGGTCACAG AGAGACACGGGCTCAAGGAACCCAAGAGAGTGGAGGAACTGCAAAACAAGATTGTAAATTGTCTCAAAGACCACGTGACTTTCAATAATGGGGGGTTGAATCGCCCCAACTATTTGTCCAAACTATTGGGGAAGCTCCCAGAACTCCGTACCCTTTGCACACAGGGGCTACAGCGCATTTTCTACCTGAAACTGGAAGACTTGGTACCACCGCCAGCAATAATTGACAAACTTTTCCTGGACACTTTACCTTTCTAA
- the NR4A2 gene encoding nuclear receptor subfamily 4 group A member 2 isoform X1 — MNEERRREPLTMPCVQAQYGSSPQGASPASQSYSYHSSGEYSSDFLTPEFVKFSMDLTNTEITATTSLPSFSTFMDNYSTGYDVKPPCLYQMPLSGQQSSIKVEDIQMHNYQQHSHLPPQSEEMMPHSGSVYYKPSSPPTPTTPGFQVQHSSMWDDPGSLHNFHQNYVATTHMIEQRKTPVSRLSLFSFKQSPPGTPVSSCQMRFDGPLHVPMNPEPAGSHHVVDGQTFAVPNPIRKPASMGFPGLQIGHASQLLDTQVPSPPSRGSPSNEGLCAVCGDNAACQHYGVRTCEGCKGFFKRTVQKNAKYVCLANKNCPVDKRRRNRCQYCRFQKCLAVGMVKEVVRTDSLKGRRGRLPSKPKSPQEPSPPSPPVSLISALVRAHVDSNPAMTSLDYSRFQANPDYQMSGDDTQHIQQFYDLLTGSMEIIRGWAEKIPGFADLPKADQDLLFESAFLELFVLRLAYRSNPVEGKLIFCNGVVLHRLQCVRGFGEWIDSIVEFSSNLQNMNIDISAFSCIAALAMVTERHGLKEPKRVEELQNKIVNCLKDHVTFNNGGLNRPNYLSKLLGKLPELRTLCTQGLQRIFYLKLEDLVPPPAIIDKLFLDTLPF, encoded by the exons atgaatgaagagagacGCCGAGAACCCCTAA CCATGCCTTGTGTTCAGGCGCAGTATGGGTCCTCGCCTCAAGGAGCCAGCCCCGCTTCTCAGAGCTACAGTTACCACTCTTCGGGAGAATACAGCTCCGATTTCTTAACTCCAGAGTTTGTCAAGTTTAGCATGGACCTCACCAACACTGAAATCACTGCCACCACTTCTCTCCCCAGCTTCAGTACCTTTATGGACAACTACAGCACAGGCTACGACGTCAAGCCACCTTGCTTGTACCAAATGCCCCTGTCCGGACAGCAGTCCTCCATTAAGGTAGAAGACATTCAGATGCACAACTACCAGCAACACAGCCACCTGCCCCCTCAGTCTGAGGAGATGATGCCGCACTCCGGGTCGGTTTACTACAAGCCGTCCTCGCCCCCGACGCCCACTACCCCGGGCTTCCAGGTGCAGCACAGCTCTATGTGGGACGACCCAGGCTCCCTACACAACTTCCACCAGAACTACGTGGCCACCACGCACATGATCGAGCAGAGGAAAACGCCCGTCTCCcgcctctccctcttctcctttaaGCAGTCGCCCCCCGGCACCCCAGTGTCTAGTTGCCAGATGCGCTTCGACGGGCCCCTGCACGTCCCCATGAACCCTGAGCCGGCGGGCAGCCACCACGTAGTGGACGGGCAGACCTTTGCTGTGCCCAACCCCATCCGAAAGCCCGCGTCCATGGGCTTCCCAGGCCTGCAGATCGGCCACGCGTCGCAGCTGCTCGACACGCAGGTGCCCTCGCCGCCGTCGCGAGGCTCCCCCTCCAACGAGGGGCTGTGCGCCGTGTGCGGCGACAATGCAGCCTGCCAGCACTACGGCGTGCGCACCTGTGAGGGCTGCAAAGGTTTCTTTAAG CGCACGGTGCAAAAAAACGCGAAATACGTgtgtttagcaaataaaaactgCCCAGTGGACAAGCGGCGCCGGAATCGCTGTCAGTACTGCCGATTTCAGAAGTGCCTGGCTGTTGGGATGGTCAAAGAAG TGGTTCGCACCGACAGTTTAAAAGGCCGGAGAGGTCGTTTACCCTCGAAACCGAAGAGCCCACAGGAGCCCTCTCCCCCCTCGCCCCCGGTGAGTCTGATCAGTGCCCTCGTCAGGGCCCATGTCGACTCCAACCCGGCTATGACCAGCCTGGACTATTCCAGG TTCCAGGCGAACCCTGACTATCAGATGAGTGGAGATGACACCCAGCATATCCAGCAATTCTATGATCTCCTCACTGGCTCCATGGAGATCATCAGGGGCTGGGCGGAGAAGATCCCGGGCTTCGCTGACCTGCCCAAAGCCGACCAGGACCTGCTTTTCGAGTCGGCTTTCTTAGAACTGTTTGTGCTGCGATTAGCGTACAG GTCCAACCCAGTGGAGGGTAAACTCATCTTTTGCAATGGGGTGGTCTTGCACAGGTTGCAATGCGTTCGTGGCTTTGGGGAATGGATTGATTCCATTGTTGAATTCTCCTCCAACTTGCAGAATATGAACATCGACATTTCTGCCTTCTCCTGCATTGCTGCCCTGGCTATGGTCACAG AGAGACACGGGCTCAAGGAACCCAAGAGAGTGGAGGAACTGCAAAACAAGATTGTAAATTGTCTCAAAGACCACGTGACTTTCAATAATGGGGGGTTGAATCGCCCCAACTATTTGTCCAAACTATTGGGGAAGCTCCCAGAACTCCGTACCCTTTGCACACAGGGGCTACAGCGCATTTTCTACCTGAAACTGGAAGACTTGGTACCACCGCCAGCAATAATTGACAAACTTTTCCTGGACACTTTACCTTTCTAA
- the NR4A2 gene encoding nuclear receptor subfamily 4 group A member 2 isoform X2 → MPCVQAQYGSSPQGASPASQSYSYHSSGEYSSDFLTPEFVKFSMDLTNTEITATTSLPSFSTFMDNYSTGYDVKPPCLYQMPLSGQQSSIKVEDIQMHNYQQHSHLPPQSEEMMPHSGSVYYKPSSPPTPTTPGFQVQHSSMWDDPGSLHNFHQNYVATTHMIEQRKTPVSRLSLFSFKQSPPGTPVSSCQMRFDGPLHVPMNPEPAGSHHVVDGQTFAVPNPIRKPASMGFPGLQIGHASQLLDTQVPSPPSRGSPSNEGLCAVCGDNAACQHYGVRTCEGCKGFFKRTVQKNAKYVCLANKNCPVDKRRRNRCQYCRFQKCLAVGMVKEVVRTDSLKGRRGRLPSKPKSPQEPSPPSPPVSLISALVRAHVDSNPAMTSLDYSRFQANPDYQMSGDDTQHIQQFYDLLTGSMEIIRGWAEKIPGFADLPKADQDLLFESAFLELFVLRLAYRSNPVEGKLIFCNGVVLHRLQCVRGFGEWIDSIVEFSSNLQNMNIDISAFSCIAALAMVTERHGLKEPKRVEELQNKIVNCLKDHVTFNNGGLNRPNYLSKLLGKLPELRTLCTQGLQRIFYLKLEDLVPPPAIIDKLFLDTLPF, encoded by the exons ATGCCTTGTGTTCAGGCGCAGTATGGGTCCTCGCCTCAAGGAGCCAGCCCCGCTTCTCAGAGCTACAGTTACCACTCTTCGGGAGAATACAGCTCCGATTTCTTAACTCCAGAGTTTGTCAAGTTTAGCATGGACCTCACCAACACTGAAATCACTGCCACCACTTCTCTCCCCAGCTTCAGTACCTTTATGGACAACTACAGCACAGGCTACGACGTCAAGCCACCTTGCTTGTACCAAATGCCCCTGTCCGGACAGCAGTCCTCCATTAAGGTAGAAGACATTCAGATGCACAACTACCAGCAACACAGCCACCTGCCCCCTCAGTCTGAGGAGATGATGCCGCACTCCGGGTCGGTTTACTACAAGCCGTCCTCGCCCCCGACGCCCACTACCCCGGGCTTCCAGGTGCAGCACAGCTCTATGTGGGACGACCCAGGCTCCCTACACAACTTCCACCAGAACTACGTGGCCACCACGCACATGATCGAGCAGAGGAAAACGCCCGTCTCCcgcctctccctcttctcctttaaGCAGTCGCCCCCCGGCACCCCAGTGTCTAGTTGCCAGATGCGCTTCGACGGGCCCCTGCACGTCCCCATGAACCCTGAGCCGGCGGGCAGCCACCACGTAGTGGACGGGCAGACCTTTGCTGTGCCCAACCCCATCCGAAAGCCCGCGTCCATGGGCTTCCCAGGCCTGCAGATCGGCCACGCGTCGCAGCTGCTCGACACGCAGGTGCCCTCGCCGCCGTCGCGAGGCTCCCCCTCCAACGAGGGGCTGTGCGCCGTGTGCGGCGACAATGCAGCCTGCCAGCACTACGGCGTGCGCACCTGTGAGGGCTGCAAAGGTTTCTTTAAG CGCACGGTGCAAAAAAACGCGAAATACGTgtgtttagcaaataaaaactgCCCAGTGGACAAGCGGCGCCGGAATCGCTGTCAGTACTGCCGATTTCAGAAGTGCCTGGCTGTTGGGATGGTCAAAGAAG TGGTTCGCACCGACAGTTTAAAAGGCCGGAGAGGTCGTTTACCCTCGAAACCGAAGAGCCCACAGGAGCCCTCTCCCCCCTCGCCCCCGGTGAGTCTGATCAGTGCCCTCGTCAGGGCCCATGTCGACTCCAACCCGGCTATGACCAGCCTGGACTATTCCAGG TTCCAGGCGAACCCTGACTATCAGATGAGTGGAGATGACACCCAGCATATCCAGCAATTCTATGATCTCCTCACTGGCTCCATGGAGATCATCAGGGGCTGGGCGGAGAAGATCCCGGGCTTCGCTGACCTGCCCAAAGCCGACCAGGACCTGCTTTTCGAGTCGGCTTTCTTAGAACTGTTTGTGCTGCGATTAGCGTACAG GTCCAACCCAGTGGAGGGTAAACTCATCTTTTGCAATGGGGTGGTCTTGCACAGGTTGCAATGCGTTCGTGGCTTTGGGGAATGGATTGATTCCATTGTTGAATTCTCCTCCAACTTGCAGAATATGAACATCGACATTTCTGCCTTCTCCTGCATTGCTGCCCTGGCTATGGTCACAG AGAGACACGGGCTCAAGGAACCCAAGAGAGTGGAGGAACTGCAAAACAAGATTGTAAATTGTCTCAAAGACCACGTGACTTTCAATAATGGGGGGTTGAATCGCCCCAACTATTTGTCCAAACTATTGGGGAAGCTCCCAGAACTCCGTACCCTTTGCACACAGGGGCTACAGCGCATTTTCTACCTGAAACTGGAAGACTTGGTACCACCGCCAGCAATAATTGACAAACTTTTCCTGGACACTTTACCTTTCTAA